In Flavobacterium praedii, the DNA window TACAAGAAACTGAATTTACGAGAGATTTAGAAAAAGTACAATTAACAAACAAAATAAGTGCACAAAAAACAGAAATTCAGTCACTGACAAAACAGCAAAAATTAATTAGCAAACTGGTAACTGATTATGAAACTATGTTAACATCCGAAGAGCGATTATTTACACTAGGAGAAAGTTCTCTCTTCCTTATTAACTCGAGAGAAAATAGTTTAGTGAGCGCTCAACTTTCGCAAATTGCATTAGAAAATAGATTTTATACGTCTAATTCAGAACTTTATAAAATCATGGCCAATCCGAATTGATTTACTTAAAAATTCAATTTCGCCATTATTAAATCCTGCAAGGTTTTTTTAACCTTGTAGGTTTACAAATCAAATACAATACCTACAAGGTTAAAAAAAAACCTTGCAGGAAAATCAATTCGGAATCACAATACAAAATTATGCAACACCAATTCAACAGCATAAATCAAAAGCCCCACCAAACCGCCTACAAGTGTTCCGTTGATTCGAATGTATTGCAAATCGCCACCAATTTCTAGCTCTAATTTTTTGGAAACCTCATCGGTATCCCAACTTTTAACAGTAGATGAAATCAAGTCGCCAATCGTTTTTTTGTTATTAATGAGCACAGAAAGCACGTCATTCTTGACAAAATTATTAATCTTGTCCATCATCAATTGATCGGCTTGTATTCCTTTTCCAAAACTCTGAATCATATTGGCAATACTATTTTTGATTGTTGATTCCTCGTTTTGTTTTAAATCATTAGTAATTGCCATTTTAATTTCCAACCAAATTCCGCTAATATAATCCTGCACTTCCTTTTTATTAGCAAAGCCAAGAACCAAATCATTAACCTTTTGTTGCATTTCGGGTGATTCTTTCAACTCGATTATGAAATCCACCACATAGTTGTTTACTTTTTTTCGAATAATACTGTCTTGATGACTAGCCTGATCCAGAAAATTATAGAGTCCATTAAAAATTCCTTCTGTTATCTTTTTATCGGCTAAGCCAAAAGAAAGAAATGGGGTAGAACTTTTTACTTTTTCTTCAATCACATGTTTATTGTTTTGCAATTCAACAATTAGTGTTTTCAAAACATTGGTCACCAATTCTTCTTGTTTATCGCTTTTGGCTAATGATTCTAAACCAAGAGCAATCCATTCTGCGAAATTTACTTTACTTAATTTACCACTAAACTGCGTCTGTATAAAATGCTGAACTTCTTCATCATCTATCGTTTTTAAAAGGCCCGGAATCACGTTTTCTGCAATTAAAATGGCTACAGTGTTGGCATTTTTTTCATCAATTAACCAATTGGAAGCTTTTGTAGCTACATTAAACTGATCGATTTTCAGTTCCAATTTTTCTTTTATCAAAAACTCATCTGAAACAAAATTTCCCAGATTCTTCCCTATTTTATCTTTATTACTCGGAATCAAAGCGGTATGCGGTATCGGAATTCCAAGCGGATGCCTGAACAAAGCTACGACAGCAAACCAATCGGCAATTCCACCCACCATTGCGGCTTCGCTAAACGCTTTTAACCAATTTATCTTATAAACATTGGCAAACACAAAAAGAACAACAGCAAATCCCAAAAGAATACCTGCATTTCTCTTCATTTTAGCCAAATCCTGTTCTTTTTTACTGTCTTCTTCTTCTATGGATGCATTCATAATATAACGAATTGATTTCTTAGCTAATTTAAGCAACTAAACTTTGAAAATTAACCGCAAGGTACACAAAGAATACCGCAATCCCCATAGCTCAGTATCATTAAGGTTAAGGGATTTCTAGCTAGGTTTTCTCTAAATCTAACCCTCGCAAAGACGTAAAGAAAAAGGGCCCACACTTTGCGTCTTTGCGTCTTCGCGAGAATAATAAGAGCTTAACTTAATCACATTGCCCATAGCCATCAGAACGCTAAGCTTTGCAGACATTACGCCTCCTTTGCGAGCATTGCGGTTAAACTTAAAAATTAAAACAAACCCAATACAAAAAAAATAATTTTAAAAGTGTATTTTTGCAGACTGAAAATTCGAAAATATGATTATTCAAAAAACCCGTGAGGAAATAGAATTAATGCGCGAAAGTGCACTAATCGTATCAAAAACATTAGGAATGATTGCTTCTGAAATAAAAGAAGGAGTTACTACATTATATCTAGACCAAAGAGCCGAAGAATTTATTCGTGATCACGGCGCAGTCCCAAGTTTTCTTGGTCTTTATGGTTTTCCAAATTCATTGTGTATGAGTCCTAATTCACAAGTTGTACACGGAATCCCGAACAACAAACCGTTGGAAAGCGGCGATGTAATTTCGGTTGATTGCGGTGCTTACAAAAATGGCTACCACGGAGACCACGCCTACTCTTTTGAAATTGGAGAAGTGGCTGAAGAAACTAAAAAATTATTACGCATAACCAAAGAATCACTATACGTAGGAATCCGCGAATTGCGTGTGGGTAACCGTGTGGAGGATGTTGGTAATGCAATCCAAAAATATACTGAATCTCATGGTTATGGTGTTGTTCGAGAATTGGTGGGTCATGGTGTAGGGCAAAAAATGCATGAAGATCCCGAAATGCCAAACTACGGTAAAAAAGGCCGTGGAAAACTTTTGATTGAAGGAATGGTTGTTGCTATTGAGCCGATGATCAATTTGGGAACCAAAAACATCAAACAACACAAAGACGGTTGGACAATCACCACCGCCGACGGAAAACCATCTGCACATTTTGAACACGATGTAGCCATTATTGACGGGAAACCTGAGATTTTATCGACGTTTGCCTATATCTACAAAGAATTGGGAATCTTGAGCAATGAAGAAGATGAGTTTAGAAAAGTACCTTTGGTTATTTAAAACACAGATTTCACAAATTTGCACAGATTAAAATAATATTGAAATAAAATCTTCTAACGCTTAAATAAATTATTGCAATTAATAAAAACTAAGCCAAATATCTTTTCTACGAATTAAAAATGGAAGAATTTTATCTAAAGGAAGAAACATATAAAATAATTGGAATCTGCATGGAAGTCCATAAAATTCTAGGCAAAGGTCATAGTGAAATAATTTATGGCGATGCACTAGAATATGAGTTTAGGAAAAATAGCATTCCTTTCGAAAGAGAAAAAAAATATAATATTACATACAAAGACATAATTCTGCCTCATCATTATTTTTCAGATTTTGTGATTTTTGAAGAAATAATTTTAGAAATAAAAGCAATTCAAGAACTCTCAAGTAGTGAAATAAAACAAACGCTTAATTACCTTGCAGCATCAAAAAACAAAATTGGTTTACTAATAAATTTTGGAGAAGATAGCTTGAAATACAAACGAATCATACTATAAATTAATCTGTGAAAATCTGTGAAATCTGTGTTTAAACTTATACTCAATACAATCCCACGTCCCATTCTTATTCGACTAAGTTATGTTGCACGTCCTTTTATCGCTTTTTCATTAAAAGGAGATAAATATACAGACCCAATTGACGGGAAAAGTTTCAAATCGTTCTTGCCTTACGGCTACGAAACACAACGCAACAATGTGCTTTCACCAAGTACACTTTCGTTGGAGAGACATCGCTTGCTTTGGTTGTACTTAAACGAACAAACTGATTTTTTTACGGCTCCAAAGAAAGTATTGCATTTTGCGCCAGAACAGGCTTTTTATAAATTGTTCCGCAAACAAAAAAATTTGGATTACACTACAACTGACTTATTTTCGCCTTTGGCAGATGTAAAAGCAGATATCTGTAATTTGCCTTTTGAAGACAATCAATACGATGTTATTCTTTGCAATCACGTATTGGAACACATTCCGGATGATACCAAAGCGATGCAGGAATTGTACCGTGTTTTAAAACCTGGCGGAATGGCTATTTTGCAAATTCCACAAGATTTGAATAGAGACGTAACCTTTGCAGACGACACAATTACAGATCAAAAAGAACGTGCAAAAATCTTTGGGCAATACGACCACGTGCGTATTTATGGCCGAGATTATTTTGATAAACTAAGAAGCATCGGTTTTACAGTTGTCGAAGAAGATTACACCAATAAAATAGCTCCCGAATTGGTAGAAAAATATTGTTTAGCAAAAGGAGAAATCATTCCAGTTTGTTTTAAATAAACACGATTATTGATAGTTAAAAAATTCAACACAGATTTCACAGATTTACACAGATATATCATTAGGTTAGATAATAATCTGTGTAAATCTGTGAAATCTGTGTTTAAATAATCACATTTGGAAACCGAAAATTCATTTCAGTTCTGCTTTGATATTAGTTTTGAGAAAAGGCTAAACAGCCATATTCCAACTACTTATATTATAGGACATACAGAAGCTATAACTTATTTAGACAAGAAAGCGAGTCCCGAGGTACTCCAAAGTTTTGGTGTGATTGTTGAAAATTTAGATACAAACACAAAAAAAGTTTTATCCCTTTGCGAAGCACTCAAACCCGAAGTTATTTTTAAGAAATTCGGCAAAAATAGCAAATCAGCCAAAAATATTGAAGATTTGTTCAAAGACAGCAAACTGGAATTTGGAATTCGGCAATTCATAAAAACAAATTTAGACCAGTTCTATACTTTAGTTTGTCAAAATGATTTTCCGCTCTCAATGAATTTGGGAAAAGAAAAAGATTTTCGCATTAGCAGAATCGACACTACAAATCCAAAATTGGAAACCAGTCTTCAATTTGACAAACACGAAAACGGAATTTCGTATACGTTACTTTTAAAAGACGAAGCCACGACATTCTACCCATCAAACACGGAAATCACACTACTTTTGGACGAACCCGGTTGGTTGGTTGCCTACCATAAATTGCATCTTTTAAAAAACATTAACACCAAAAAAATCATTCCTTTTTTAACAAAAAAAACCGTCGAGATTCCGTCAAAATTGGTTCCTGAATACTTTGAAAAATTTATTAAGGATGTCGCAAAAAAAGCAGATATAAAAGCCACTGGATTTGCAGTCGAAGTCAAGGACAAAATCAAATCTTGTTCGCTCGAGTTGGCGCACGATTTTTTTAAAAACACTTATTCTCTGAACCTTATATTCGACTATAACGGTTTTAGTTTTGACAATAGCAAAACCAAGAAAATCCACTCCGAAATTGACACCCGCAATCTGGATGAAATCAAATTGATTCAATATAAAAGAACAACCGAAGAAGCTACATTTGAAAACAAATTGACAGAACTGGGTTTATACAAAACAGAGAATGGTATGTTTGGGCTTTCGCCAAAAGAAGAAAAACAGGATACATACGCAACTATTCAATGGGTTATAGAAAATCAGGAAAACCTAAAATCTTTAGGATTCGCGACGGAAAATCTAAAAATAGATAATAAGAAAATAGAAACCCACAAAGTCACTATTCAATTTTCGAATGACATAAAAAGCGATTGGTTTGACATCAAAATGATTGTGGTTTGCGAGGCATTTGAATTTAGCTTCACCGAAATTGTTCCGAATATAAAAAACCGAAACCGACTTTTTCTTTTACCTAACGGCAACTATTTTTTGATTCCAATCGAATGGATGACACTTTACGGACCAATGGCAAAATTGGCAAAAGTCCAAAACGGAAATATTATTTTACTTAAAAGCAATTTTGCTGTTTTGGATGGTATTTCAGAACTTAAAAATTCAATACATTTAAAAGGAGAGGTCGAATATCAACCTTCCTCATTAGTAAAAGCAACATTGAGACCCTACCAAATTGAAGGAGTCAAATGGCTCTTGGAACACTACAACAATGGCTTAGGCGCTTGTTTGGCTGATGATATGGGATTGGGAAAAACATTGCAAACATTAACTACATTGGTTGCTGTCCAAGAGCAATTGGAATTTAAAAAAGCAGAAGACGTTCAACTCGATTTGTTTGGAAACGAAATTCCTGTACCAAAAGAATATTTAAAAGCATTAATTGTACTGCCTTCGTCCTTAGTTTTCAATTGGTACAACGAAGCTCGAAAATTCACACCGCATTTTCGAAGAGTACAATACATTGGCAACGACCGAAAACTGCTTTCTAAAAAACTGGAAAAATACGACTTGATTTTTACGAGTTACGCGGTCGTTTCCAGAGATATTTCGATTTTGCAAAAATACAATTTCAGGTATTTGATTTTGGACGAAAGCCAATACATCAAAAACAAGAATTCTAAAATTTTCAAGTCGATTAGTCAAATAAAAGCCAGTCATAAAATATCGTTGAGCGGAACTCCAATAGAAAATTCACTTGATGATTTATGGTCGCAAATGCAATTTATCAATCCAAATATCTTGGGGAGTTATGCATTTTTTGCCGAAAATTATAAATTGCCAATCGAGAAAAAACAAGACGAAAACAGTTTATTGGAATTAAAAAATCTCATAAGTCCTTTTATATTAAGACGCACCAAAGAACAAGTTTTAAAAGACTTACCGGAATTGTCCGAACAGATTTTCTATTGTGACATGGAGCCCGAACAGGAGAAATTGTATGAAGAGGAAAAATCGAAAGCACGAAACTCGTTATTAAAAACGGATGGTTCTGGAGTAGATAAAATCAACATCATCAATACCTTGATGCGTTTGAGACAGTTGAGTAATCACCCAAAAATGATTGATTCCAAATCCGAAATGGATTCGGGAAAATACATTGCGGCAACTCGTTATCTCGAGACTTTGGTCCAATCCAACCAAAAAACGATTGTTTTCAGTTCGTTTGTGTCCAATTTAAATTTTTATAAAACGTGGTGCAAAGAAAACAAAATTGATTTTTGCGAACTCACTGGAGAAACTCCTTTAAAAGAACGAGAGTTTCAGGTCAATCGCTTTCAAGAACAAGAAAAACCATTGTTATTTTTCATCTCTTTGAAAGCAGGTGGCGTTGGACTCAACATTACCAAAGCTTCTTATGTTGTTTTTTTGGATCCTTGGTGGAATCCTTTTTCGGAAAAACAAGGAATTGGTCGTGCGCATCGAATTGGCCAGATGAATAAGGTAAATGTGATTCGGTTTATTACCAAAAATACCGTTGAAGAAAAAATCATTCGTTTGCAGGAAAGCAAAAAACTATTAGCTGATTCACTTTTGGATGAAAATTACATGAGTGCAGAAATTGAGGAGAATTTAGATTTTATTTTAGAGTAAAAAATAGAATCTGCCATTTCGCTATTATCAAATATATCATTATAATTCCCGTTAATTTGTATATTTACCATTCTTGAACAAATCGCTATCAATGAAAATAATTGCTGTTTTACTGTTTTCTTTATTTTACATCAATTCTTCAGCACAAGTAGAGACTGAAATAGCACCTCCATTCAATATCAAAACAGCTTCTTTTGTCCAAAACAGTCAAAACGTGGTTCCCATATTTAAACTTGGAGACTCTTTTCAATTTCAATTTGATGATTTGTTTGGCAATGAAGCCGACTATTATTACGAAATCACCCATTGCGATTACAATTGGGTTCCAACAGACATTCCAAAAAGCGAATATTTATCAGGTTTCGATAGCCAAAAAATTCAAGAATACATTAATTCTTTCAACACTTTACAAATTTTCACTCATTATAATTTAACCTTACCCAACAACTTTAGCAAGATAGTATTAAGTGGCAATTATGTCTTGACTATATTAAACTCAGACAAAGAAGTAATTTTAAAAAGATATTTTATTTTGTATGAGGATTTGGTATCTGTTCCTGTAAAAATAAAACGCCCTCGAACAGTCAAGAACATTTATTCAAAACACAACTTAGAATTTGAAATCAAACCTGGAGATCAACTATTTTTTCAAAATCCGATGCAAAACCTAAAAGTTCTTTTGCTACAAAACGGGAAATTCAACACTGCGATAAAAAACATTGTGCCACAATATACCTTGAGCAGTAACTTCGTTTACAAATATGATCAAGAAACACAATTTTGGGCGGGTAATGAATTTTTAAATTTTGATTCGAAAGACATTAAAAATGCAAACAACTATGTGAGTTTCATCAACTCAGAGAATGATATTTACAACACCCATTTGTTTACCAATAATGACAAATCGAGTTTTCCATATACAAATTTTTCAGATCTTAACGGAAATTTCTCCGTTAGAAAATATGACGCAGAAAACCAACAAATAGAATCTGATTATTCATGGGTCTATTTTAGTTTATCGGCACCATTGGCAAACCCGAAATCTTCCATTTATGTGGTTGGTATGTTTAACAATTACAGTATGTCACCAGAATATAAAATGGACTTCAATACTGAAAAAGGACTTTACGAAAAAGCCATTTTAATCAAACAAGGATTCACTAACTTTCAATATCTGACCGCAAACAACAAAGGATATATTGATCAGGAAAATGCTATAGATGGGAATTTTTACCAAACCGAAAACGATTATACTGTTCTAGTATATTACAAAGGAAGCACAGATCGCTATGAAAGAGTGATAGGAAAAGGAACTGCTAATTCAATTAATATTACGAATTAGAAAACTTTATTTATTTTTAAAAGGATTATTTATTTTTTTTGTAAATTTGTCGACATACAGCACTTAATTAGCTCTTTAACATGGTTTCACAAATAACAAGAGGCATAAAAATTTCAGTTTTGACTAGTTTTGAAGGTACCTACTTCAAAAACTACAAAATTCACTTTGCCTTTAGTTATGAGATTACAATTGAAAACCATAGTAAAGATTCCGTACAATTAACATCACGTCATTGGGAAATTTACGATTCTTTAAACGATTTAGAATTTGTAGACGGAGAAGGTGTTATTGGGAAAAAACCAGTTTTAAAACCTGGAGAACAACACACTTACAGTTCAGGTTGTTTATTATCATCTCCTTATGGAGCTATGAAAGGCTATTTCAATATGATTAATTTTACTTCTACAAAATCATTCAGAGTTATTGTACCAACTTTTAGAATGTGTGCCCCTTTTGCTCTAAATTAATTTGACTTTTATTATGATATTTTTATCATGATTTAAATCTTTCCTTCGTACTTTTGCATCAAATTATCTAATTGTTTACTATTTAATTATAAAGATATGTTAAAAGGATTTTTCAATGTACCCAATGCGGTAAATGAGCCAGTAAAAAGTTACGCTCCCAATTCTCCAGAAAAAGCTTCAGTTCTAGCAGCTTACAAAGCCATGTGGAATACTAAAATCGATGTTCCATTGTATATTGGAAGCGAAGAAATTAGAACTGGGAATACCAAAAACATGACTGCTCCACACGATCATCAGCATATTGTGGGAACCTATCATTTAGCCGAAAAATCTCATGTTGAAAGCGCCATTGCCAACGCATTAGAATCAAGAACAGCATGGGCCAATATGGCTTGGGAACAAAGAGCCGCTATTTTCTTGAAAGCAGCTGAATTAATTGCAGGTCCATACAGAGCCAAAATAAATGCAGCAACAATGATTGCGCAATCCAAAAATATATTTCAAGCAGAAATCGATGCTTCTTGCGAATTAATTGATTTTTTACGTTTCAACGTTGAATTCATGTCACAAATCTATGCGGATCAGCCAAAATCAACTTCAGATATGTGGAATCGTTTAGAATACAGACCACTTGAAGGTTTTGTCTATGCAATTACACCATTCAACTTTACCGCTATAGCTGCCAATTTACCTGCAAGTGCAGCAATGATGGGGAATGTTGTAATTTGGAAACCAAGTGACAGCCAAGTATTCTCAGCAAAAATCATTATAGATGTTTTCAAAGAAGCAGGAGTTCCTGATGGTGTTATCAACGTTGTTTTTGGAGATGCTTTGATGATTACAGATACTGTTTTGGCTAGCCCTGATTTTGCTGGAATTCACTTTACAGGATCTACTCATGTATTTAAAGATATTTGGGCAAAAATTGGAACCAACATTCACCATTACAAAACTTATCCAAGAATTGTGGGAGAAACAGGTGGTAAAGATTTCATCATCGCTCATCCAAGTGCTAATGTTAAACAAGTGGCTACTGGAATTGTTCGTGGAGCCTTTGAATTTCAAGGACAAAAATGTTCAGCTGCTTCAAGAGCTTATGTACCGCAAAGCTTATGGCCAGCATTAAAAGAGCAATTAATCATTGATACTAAATCAATGAAAATGGGTTCTCCAGAAGATTTTGGAAACTTTATAACGGCTGTAATTCACGAAGGATCATTTGATAAATTGGCTAGTTTTATTGACCAAGCCAAAAAAGATGCTGATGCTGAAATTATCGTTGGTGGTAATTATGATAAATCGGTTGGATATTTTATTGAACCAACCATTATTGTAACATCAAATCCAAATTACAGCACGATGGCAACTGAATTGTTTGGACCTGTTATGACAATTTATGTATATGAGGACGCTAAATGGTCTGAAACATTGAAATTGGTAGATTCTACTTCTGAGTATGCTTTAACTGGAGCTGTTTTCAGTCAAGACCGTTATGCAATCGAAGAAGCAACTACAGCTTTACAAAACGCAGCAGGTAATTTTTACATCAATGACAAACCAACTGGAGCTATTGTAGGAATGCAACCTTTTGGTGGAGCAAGAGCTTCTGGAACCAATGACAAAGCAGGTTCTGCTTTGAACTTATTGCGTTGGGCTTCTCCAAGAACTATTAAAGAAACTTTTGTAACTCCAACAGATTATAGATATCCATTTTTGGGAGAATAAAAGCCCCCTAACCCCCGAAGGGGGAATTAGAAAGAAATAAAAACTCAAAACCCACAAAAATTCAATTTATTTTGAAATTTTGTGGGGTTTGCTTTTTATATTTAATTTAATCTTGAAAGTTTTTAATCTACACCACAAACTTCAACGGCAAGTGCACCACTTTCTTGGTTTCAAAAAACTCATCTTCAAAGAAATCCGAAATATTATATTCAGTTGCTTTAGGAAAATCTTTCAGTTCCTCCGTTAAGTCTCCCCCTTTTAGATAAAGAATACCGTTTTTTAATTCGTGTTTGTTTTGTTTCTTTATTTTTGTTTTTACCCAAGAAACAAAATCGGGCATATTGGTCACTGCTCGACTTACGATAAAATCAAAATCGCCTTTGACATTTTCGGCACGAAGTTGTTCGGCTTTTACATTTTTCAGTTCCAATGCTTCCGCAACGGCTTGAACAACCTTAATTTTTTTGGCAATGATATCAATTAGATAAAAACGGGTTTCAGGAAAAAGTATAGCCAATGGAATACCAGGAAAACCACCGCCAGTACCCACATCCAAGACATATGTTCCGGGTTCAAACTTATTTATTTTGGCTATAGCCAAAGAATGTAATATGTGTTTAGTATACAAAGAGTCAATGTCTTTACGGGAAATAACATTGATTTTTTCATTCCAATCATGGTATAAAAAATCCAATTTTTGAAACTGTTCCTTCTGATTATCAGACAGGTTAGGAAAATACTTTAGAATCTCGTCCATCTTAAAAATTTTTAACAAAAGTACTGCTTTTAGCTTATAAATATTTAACTCAATATTGTATGTTGAAAATTTATATTAGTTACCTTTGCAAATATTCAAAAAACATATGAACAATACCCCACCTACATTTGCTAAGCAAGACAATTTGAAGTTTTTCAGAACACTTAACTCTCGTGTAAACAGCTATTTCAAAGAAAATAATATTGAGAAAACCGGAAATTGGAAGATTCATTTAAAGACTATTATTCTTTTTACTGTCTTTCTTGTTCCTTACTTTTTGATTCTTACATTAGATATGCCTTTTTGGGCACACCTACTTCTAACAATTGTCATGGGAATTGGAATGGCCGGAATTGGAATGAACGTAATGCACGATGCCAATCACGGATCGTATTCAACCAAAAGTTGGGTAAATAAATTCATGGGTGGAACGATATATGTATTAGCTGGAAACGTACACAACTGGCAAGTACAACACAACGTTTTGCACCATACTTACACCAACATTATTGGTCATGACGAAGACTTAGAAGCAGGAAGAATTATGCGTTTCTCTAAAGAAGCCGAATGGCATAAATTTCATAAATTTCAACAATACTACGCGGTATTTTTATACGGATTATTGACTTTCAATTGGGCCATAACAACTGATTTCAAACAAATGAGCAGTTACCTAAAAAGAAAATTATCTTATGGTGAACCAAAAAGCCCAAAGACACTTTGGACAACATTAATCATCACTAAAGTTATTTACTTGTCTATTTGGATTGTTTTACCAATCGTAATTGGAAT includes these proteins:
- the rsmG gene encoding 16S rRNA (guanine(527)-N(7))-methyltransferase RsmG, whose protein sequence is MDEILKYFPNLSDNQKEQFQKLDFLYHDWNEKINVISRKDIDSLYTKHILHSLAIAKINKFEPGTYVLDVGTGGGFPGIPLAILFPETRFYLIDIIAKKIKVVQAVAEALELKNVKAEQLRAENVKGDFDFIVSRAVTNMPDFVSWVKTKIKKQNKHELKNGILYLKGGDLTEELKDFPKATEYNISDFFEDEFFETKKVVHLPLKFVV
- a CDS encoding fatty acid desaturase family protein; protein product: MNNTPPTFAKQDNLKFFRTLNSRVNSYFKENNIEKTGNWKIHLKTIILFTVFLVPYFLILTLDMPFWAHLLLTIVMGIGMAGIGMNVMHDANHGSYSTKSWVNKFMGGTIYVLAGNVHNWQVQHNVLHHTYTNIIGHDEDLEAGRIMRFSKEAEWHKFHKFQQYYAVFLYGLLTFNWAITTDFKQMSSYLKRKLSYGEPKSPKTLWTTLIITKVIYLSIWIVLPIVIGITWWKVLVGFFIMHYTAGLILSIVFQLAHVVDEAANPQPNEAGEMENTWAIHQLFTTVNFAPKNKIVNWYTGGLNHQIEHHIFPHISHVHYGKIAQIVKETAKECQLPYYEYKTMTAAVVAHFKHLRTLGLEPAL